GGTTTGAAGTATGCTATCGTGAATACCAATGGAAAAATTTGGTTCTTTGTGGATGAATGTATAAATGTGGAAGTGATAAATGATGATGATCAACAGATTACGTGCAGGCTAATGAACCAAGAAAGTAATACTGAAATGGTAGTTACTTTGGTTTATGCTAAATGTACGCAAAGTGAGAGACTTCAATTATGGGATTCTCTATTTCAGATATctcataattttcaaattccatgGCTAGTAGGAGGGGATTTTAATGTCATTGTTAATGACGAGGAAAAAAAGGGAGGTCTTCCCGTTACAGAAGAGGAGACAACAGATTTTAACCACTGTATCAATACATGTGTATTGGAAGATAAGGGGTTTAAAGAAAGCAAATTTACCTGGTGGAATGGTAGAACGGATGATGATTGCATCTTCAAAAGAATTGATAGGGTATTATGTAATGAGAAGATCCAAGAATTATTCCCGAAAATAGAAGTGGAGCATTTGATTAGAAGTGGTTTTGATCATGCACCAATGTTGATTGCATGTAGCACTGAGGTTGAGCAAATAACTAAAAGTTTTAGATTCCTAAATTTTTGGTTAAAGGAAGATTCCTTCATGAATGTGGTCAGGAAGAATTGGAATGCTGATTTTTCGGCAAACCCTTTcaatatttttcattataaacttaAAAAGGTTAAAACTGCGATGGCACAATGGAGTAGGGAAACCTTCGACAATATTTTCCAGGAAGTTAAAACTATGGAGGAGGTCATTAAGGTGATGGAGGTTCAATTTGAAGCAGATCCCTCGGGAAGGAATAGAGAAAAGCTGCAAGAGGCGCAAGCTCAGCTTAATAAATATTTACATAGAGAGGAGGAGTTTTGGAAACAAAAAGCAGGAATGGAGTGGTTTAAAGATGGGGAGagaaatactaaatttttccATTCAGTTGTGAAAGGGGGAAGGAGTAGGCTTAAAGTGAGTAGAATCCAGAATGAGGAGGGGTCTGGATGGAGAATTAGAATGACATAGCAGAAGCTGCGGTGGAATTTTATAACGATCAGTTCACGAGGCAAGATCATGAAAGAGATTGGGACATTCTAAGTGATCTTCCCAACTTAATTAATGAAGATGCTAATGTGTTAATGCATAGTATACCGTCAAAAGAAGAAGTACAT
This Capsicum annuum cultivar UCD-10X-F1 unplaced genomic scaffold, UCD10Xv1.1 ctg32721, whole genome shotgun sequence DNA region includes the following protein-coding sequences:
- the LOC124891247 gene encoding uncharacterized protein LOC124891247 gives rise to the protein MEPFQDKQQLERYRKKLGLKYAIVNTNGKIWFFVDECINVEVINDDDQQITCRLMNQESNTEMVVTLVYAKCTQSERLQLWDSLFQISHNFQIPWLVGGDFNVIVNDEEKKGGLPVTEEETTDFNHCINTCVLEDKGFKESKFTWWNGRTDDDCIFKRIDRVLCNEKIQELFPKIEVEHLIRSGFDHAPMLIACSTEVEQITKSFRFLNFWLKEDSFMNVVRKNWNADFSANPFNIFHYKLKKVKTAMAQWSRETFDNIFQEVKTMEEVIKVMEVQFEADPSGRNREKLQEAQAQLNKYLHREEEFWKQKAGMEWFKDGERNTKFFHSVVKGGRIYRQKKKYIKQLWDSIEPVQEGGPDGMTGAFYQDIWDIIGDDVYEMVKAFFCGADLP